In Gimesia benthica, a single window of DNA contains:
- a CDS encoding sugar phosphate isomerase/epimerase family protein codes for MQTNLNRREMLAATGGLLAAGLSSTPALAGKTERQRSAAEPFAYCFNTSTVRGQKLGIVEQINLTSSAGYDAIEPWLRDIDQYVKEGGSLKDLRKRIEDAGLTVESAIGFAQWIVDDDAQRKAGLEQAKRDMDTLQQIGGIRMAAPPVGATKQSDLDLFAAAKRYRALLELGDQMQVVPQVEVWGFSESLSRLGESMFVAIESGHPKACLLPDVYHIYKGGSDFAGLGLLSGSAIQVFHVNDYPADPPRETINDAHRVYPGDGVAPLTDIFRMIHQAGFRGVLSLELFNREYWEQDPLEVAKTGLRKTREAVLKAQLDQLPKVE; via the coding sequence ATGCAAACCAACCTCAATCGACGTGAAATGCTGGCTGCCACAGGCGGTCTGCTGGCCGCTGGTCTTTCCTCCACACCCGCCCTCGCCGGGAAAACGGAGCGCCAGCGATCTGCGGCTGAACCGTTCGCCTACTGCTTTAATACCAGCACCGTCCGCGGTCAGAAACTGGGGATCGTCGAGCAGATCAACCTCACTTCCAGTGCCGGCTACGATGCCATCGAGCCCTGGCTGCGGGACATCGATCAGTATGTAAAAGAAGGGGGTTCACTCAAGGATCTCCGCAAACGGATTGAAGATGCCGGCCTGACGGTCGAGAGCGCTATCGGCTTCGCCCAGTGGATCGTCGATGATGACGCGCAGCGCAAAGCAGGGCTCGAACAGGCCAAACGGGATATGGACACACTCCAGCAGATCGGCGGCATCCGCATGGCTGCGCCTCCGGTTGGCGCCACCAAACAATCGGATCTGGACCTGTTCGCAGCAGCCAAACGGTATCGCGCCCTGCTCGAACTGGGCGATCAGATGCAGGTCGTTCCGCAGGTCGAGGTCTGGGGCTTCTCCGAGTCCCTCTCGCGACTGGGGGAATCGATGTTTGTCGCCATTGAAAGCGGCCACCCCAAAGCCTGTCTGCTCCCGGACGTGTATCACATCTACAAAGGGGGCTCCGATTTCGCCGGACTGGGGCTGCTCAGCGGCTCAGCCATTCAGGTCTTCCATGTGAATGACTACCCCGCCGATCCTCCACGCGAAACCATCAACGACGCACACCGCGTTTATCCCGGCGACGGCGTGGCACCGCTCACCGACATCTTCCGCATGATTCACCAGGCCGGCTTCCGGGGCGTGCTCTCGCTGGAACTGTTTAACCGCGAGTACTGGGAACAGGACCCGCTGGAAGTCGCGAAAACCGGCCTGCGGAAAACACGGGAAGCCGTTCTCAAGGCGCAACTCGATCAGCTTCCGAAAGTAGAATGA
- the metG gene encoding methionine--tRNA ligase produces the protein MPQRRILVTAALPYANGDIHIGHLVEYIQTDIWVRFQKLRGHECRFFCADDTHGTAIMIRARQEGRSEEALIADVREKHIADFTGFNIEFDNYGSTNSEQNRKVCHQIWSSLREAGLVHEKEVTQLFDVQENTFLADRFVKGTCPKCKATDQYGDNCDKCGSTYTPADLIDPVSTLSNTTPELRTASHLFVRIEDLHGFLDEWTQSGHHLQSEVANYLKGHFLGDPLRDWDISRPAPYFGFEIPDSPGNFWYVWFDAPIGYIASTLEWCENNNEDFDKWWKNPETEVHHFIGKDITYFHTLFWPAMLKTSGFNLPEKVHIHGFLTVDGEKMSKSKGTFVKAATYLNHLDPACLRYYYASKLGSRLDDLDLNLDEFVQKVNSDLVGKVVNLASRSAKFVAQTGLSSAYPDDEGLFEYGASRSEAIATAYENCDYNGAMREILALADRANKYVEDQKPWELRKDEDRQQELQDICTIALNLFRQIVVYLTPVLPRLSGQTGELLNDPITSWDQAQTPLTGTSVSKFQHMFKRIEEKQVDAMTEEAKEDAVAAESEVAASQWNDSGDALEAEPMSEECTIDDFVKVDLRVARIVEANSVPEANKLLQLTLSLGGDERRNVFAGIKAAYEPEELIGRLVICCANLKPRKMRFGTSEGMVLASGPGGKDVFLLSPDEGAVPGQRVH, from the coding sequence ATGCCACAACGTCGCATCCTGGTCACCGCGGCCCTGCCTTACGCCAATGGTGACATTCATATTGGCCACCTCGTGGAATACATCCAGACCGATATCTGGGTGCGATTTCAAAAGCTGCGCGGCCATGAATGTCGATTCTTCTGCGCCGATGATACGCATGGCACCGCAATTATGATTCGCGCCCGCCAGGAAGGCCGCTCGGAAGAAGCATTGATTGCTGATGTCCGCGAGAAACATATTGCCGACTTCACTGGTTTCAATATTGAGTTCGATAATTACGGCAGTACGAACAGCGAACAGAACCGCAAGGTCTGTCATCAAATCTGGTCGTCATTGCGCGAAGCCGGACTGGTTCACGAAAAGGAAGTCACGCAGCTGTTCGACGTGCAAGAGAATACATTCCTGGCAGACCGCTTTGTGAAGGGAACCTGTCCCAAGTGTAAGGCGACCGACCAGTACGGCGATAACTGTGACAAGTGCGGCAGTACCTACACGCCCGCCGATCTGATCGATCCGGTCAGTACATTGTCCAACACGACACCGGAACTGCGGACCGCCAGCCATCTGTTCGTGCGTATTGAAGACCTGCACGGCTTTCTCGATGAATGGACGCAGTCAGGCCATCATCTACAGTCTGAAGTGGCCAATTATCTCAAAGGTCATTTTCTGGGTGATCCGCTGCGGGACTGGGATATCTCCCGCCCTGCCCCTTATTTCGGTTTTGAAATTCCGGACAGCCCGGGCAATTTCTGGTACGTCTGGTTCGACGCGCCCATCGGTTACATCGCCTCCACACTCGAATGGTGTGAGAACAATAACGAAGACTTCGATAAGTGGTGGAAAAATCCGGAAACCGAAGTGCACCACTTCATCGGCAAAGATATCACCTACTTCCATACACTCTTCTGGCCGGCAATGCTTAAGACATCGGGTTTCAATCTGCCCGAGAAGGTACACATTCACGGGTTCCTGACTGTGGATGGCGAGAAAATGTCCAAATCCAAGGGGACCTTCGTCAAAGCCGCCACGTATCTGAATCACCTCGACCCTGCCTGCCTGCGTTATTATTACGCTTCGAAGCTGGGGTCGAGACTGGATGATCTCGATCTGAACCTCGACGAATTCGTACAGAAAGTGAATTCGGATCTGGTCGGGAAGGTCGTCAACCTGGCGAGCCGGAGTGCAAAGTTCGTCGCCCAGACTGGACTCTCCTCTGCTTACCCGGATGACGAGGGGCTGTTCGAATATGGTGCCAGTCGCAGCGAAGCCATCGCGACGGCCTACGAGAACTGCGATTATAACGGCGCGATGAGAGAGATCCTCGCGCTGGCAGACCGGGCCAACAAATACGTTGAAGATCAGAAGCCATGGGAACTGCGGAAAGACGAAGATCGTCAGCAGGAACTGCAGGACATCTGCACGATTGCCCTGAACCTGTTCCGGCAGATTGTGGTGTATCTGACTCCCGTACTGCCCCGCCTGTCAGGTCAGACGGGCGAATTACTGAATGATCCCATTACCAGCTGGGACCAGGCTCAGACGCCGCTGACAGGGACCTCTGTCAGTAAGTTCCAGCATATGTTTAAACGAATTGAAGAAAAACAGGTAGACGCTATGACTGAAGAAGCAAAGGAAGATGCGGTAGCCGCCGAGAGTGAAGTTGCGGCCTCGCAGTGGAACGACAGTGGGGATGCCCTGGAAGCGGAACCGATGTCGGAAGAGTGCACGATCGATGATTTCGTGAAAGTCGATCTGCGTGTGGCTCGCATCGTGGAAGCCAACTCGGTTCCTGAAGCGAACAAGCTGCTGCAGCTGACACTCAGCCTGGGTGGCGATGAACGCCGGAATGTATTTGCCGGTATCAAAGCAGCCTACGAGCCGGAAGAGCTGATCGGTCGGCTGGTGATCTGCTGTGCGAATCTGAAGCCGCGTAAAATGCGGTTCGGAACCAGCGAAGGAATGGTGCTGGCTTCAGGGCCTGGTGGAAAGGACGTCTTTCTGCTGTCTCCCGATGAAGGCGCCGTACCCGGACAGCGCGTGCACTGA
- a CDS encoding phosphatidylserine decarboxylase, with product MSSTSSDVNPPATGQPYSRREVQPMDPQLTTIQPGGGIIINLEMLWGRWRRFWLKTFRPGYVKKMESTRKGDFNPCPHDVLDPRDLKYHENQGGYYWEEADDPFAYRSRLPFAREGLAELFVLSTLFFGGAALLSGVILSGVVTGVLSYIGWLLVLTLVLFGMEIVWFFRNPQRTIPAGEGVIVSPADGTFDTIEEIAHHEYIGGPAIEIGIFLSIFNVHINRMPVAGKIIKLAYRPGKCLNALRPESTRLNERLEVYLQMPEPTNRPMLVQQITGAIARRIVCRLKPGDELTKGAQFGMIKLGSRTVIVFPQEEGLEILAKPGDKLKAGSTILAKYAESPTEASNEEA from the coding sequence ATGAGTTCAACTTCATCAGACGTTAATCCACCTGCCACCGGACAACCTTATTCCCGACGGGAAGTCCAGCCCATGGATCCGCAACTGACGACCATTCAGCCGGGTGGGGGAATTATTATCAACCTGGAAATGCTCTGGGGCCGCTGGCGGCGATTCTGGTTGAAGACGTTTCGCCCCGGTTACGTGAAGAAAATGGAGAGCACACGGAAGGGGGACTTCAATCCCTGTCCGCATGATGTGCTCGATCCCCGCGACCTCAAATATCATGAGAACCAGGGAGGCTACTACTGGGAGGAAGCGGACGATCCCTTTGCGTATCGCAGCCGACTCCCCTTTGCCCGCGAAGGGCTGGCCGAACTGTTCGTTCTCTCAACCCTGTTTTTCGGCGGTGCCGCCCTGCTCTCCGGGGTGATTTTGTCCGGCGTGGTTACCGGGGTGCTCAGCTACATCGGCTGGTTGCTGGTGCTTACGCTGGTGTTGTTCGGGATGGAGATCGTCTGGTTCTTCCGGAATCCCCAGCGGACGATCCCTGCCGGTGAGGGAGTGATTGTTTCGCCCGCGGACGGGACCTTCGATACGATTGAAGAGATCGCGCATCACGAATATATCGGCGGCCCGGCGATCGAGATCGGCATTTTCCTATCGATTTTCAATGTCCATATCAACCGGATGCCGGTTGCCGGTAAGATTATCAAACTTGCGTATCGACCCGGAAAATGTCTGAACGCACTGCGACCGGAGTCCACGCGGTTAAACGAGCGACTGGAAGTCTATCTGCAGATGCCCGAGCCGACCAACCGACCGATGCTGGTACAGCAGATTACCGGTGCAATTGCGCGGCGGATAGTCTGTCGCCTGAAGCCGGGCGATGAATTAACCAAGGGGGCGCAGTTCGGTATGATTAAGCTGGGTTCCCGGACCGTGATTGTGTTCCCCCAGGAAGAAGGACTGGAAATCCTGGCGAAGCCGGGTGACAAGTTGAAAGCCGGTTCGACCATTCTCGCGAAATATGCAGAGTCCCCCACTGAGGCCTCCAATGAAGAAGCGTAA
- the pssA gene encoding CDP-diacylglycerol--serine O-phosphatidyltransferase yields the protein MKKRKLIAVLPTLLTLGNAACGFGAITYAAKVGPEYMGHVTSGGLTRMLGTAPGIYNSFENQHLFIAAVLIFVAMLFDALDGSAARWTNQTSEFGAQLDSLCDAISFGVAPAFLMLQMIQFRTQIYHPRLLWVIALLFAVCTILRLARFNVETDEDDSHEGFSGLPSPAAAGVVASFPIAMRGLYKLAETKNGSMQSLSEWLITGIGWALPLITLAVAALMVSRLHYPHVFNQLFTGQRSRRHVIQLVFSLALIFLVQELAVPVLFCYFAFSSPIRAFWEEVISGRLYKSREI from the coding sequence ATGAAGAAGCGTAAACTGATTGCCGTCCTGCCGACATTGTTGACGCTGGGTAATGCCGCCTGTGGTTTTGGCGCGATTACCTATGCGGCCAAGGTCGGTCCGGAATACATGGGGCACGTGACCAGCGGGGGGCTGACCCGCATGCTGGGAACTGCACCGGGGATCTATAACTCTTTTGAAAATCAACACCTGTTTATCGCGGCGGTGCTGATCTTTGTGGCGATGCTGTTCGACGCACTGGACGGCAGTGCCGCCCGCTGGACGAATCAGACCTCGGAATTTGGTGCGCAGCTCGACAGTCTGTGCGATGCGATCAGTTTCGGAGTGGCCCCGGCGTTTCTGATGCTGCAGATGATTCAGTTTCGTACCCAGATCTATCATCCGCGCCTGCTATGGGTGATCGCGCTGCTGTTTGCGGTCTGTACCATTTTGAGGCTGGCACGCTTCAATGTGGAAACGGATGAAGATGATTCACACGAAGGGTTCAGCGGTCTCCCCTCACCGGCGGCAGCCGGCGTCGTGGCTTCCTTTCCAATCGCGATGCGCGGCCTTTACAAGCTGGCAGAGACGAAAAATGGATCGATGCAGTCCCTGTCGGAGTGGTTAATTACCGGCATCGGTTGGGCACTGCCGCTGATCACGCTGGCGGTCGCTGCACTGATGGTCTCGCGCCTGCATTATCCGCATGTGTTTAACCAGTTGTTCACTGGCCAGCGGAGCCGCCGGCATGTGATTCAGCTCGTGTTTTCTCTGGCCCTGATCTTCCTGGTGCAGGAGCTGGCGGTCCCGGTCCTGTTCTGTTATTTCGCGTTTTCGTCCCCAATTCGGGCTTTTTGGGAAGAAGTTATCTCTGGACGACTATACAAATCCAGAGAAATTTGA
- a CDS encoding riboflavin synthase, with amino-acid sequence MFTGLVEGQGTVQLLEKNGSSIDLTLKIPELILHEAQIGDSVAINGCCLTVVEIAANSLKFQAGAETLAKTNLGLLTVGDAVNLERPLAANGRLGGHFVQGHVDGVGSIKSIDRDGEWITMWFEVPEALALQMVPKGSVTVDGISLTIVGCEASSFSIALIPHTLEVTTLGQKQVGSIVNIETDILGKYVSKLVPLTLDGINERR; translated from the coding sequence ATGTTTACGGGACTGGTCGAGGGGCAGGGTACCGTTCAACTTCTCGAAAAGAACGGCTCCTCCATCGATTTGACGCTGAAGATTCCGGAACTCATTTTACATGAGGCCCAGATCGGTGATAGTGTGGCCATCAATGGCTGCTGCCTGACGGTGGTGGAGATCGCCGCGAACTCTCTGAAGTTCCAGGCGGGCGCGGAAACCCTGGCGAAGACCAACCTCGGGCTGTTAACCGTGGGCGATGCCGTGAATCTGGAACGCCCGCTGGCAGCAAACGGACGGCTGGGTGGTCACTTCGTTCAAGGTCATGTGGACGGCGTGGGTTCGATCAAATCGATCGACCGGGACGGCGAATGGATCACGATGTGGTTCGAAGTTCCGGAAGCACTGGCTTTGCAGATGGTCCCCAAGGGATCGGTCACCGTGGATGGCATCAGCCTGACCATAGTGGGCTGCGAAGCATCCTCCTTCAGTATCGCGCTGATTCCACATACACTGGAAGTGACGACGCTGGGGCAGAAGCAGGTGGGCAGTATTGTGAATATTGAAACCGATATTCTCGGGAAGTACGTGTCAAAGCTGGTTCCCTTAACACTTGATGGTATCAATGAAAGAAGATGA
- a CDS encoding CNNM domain-containing protein, protein MNWLPILGALALFAIGLRLSALFSGSETGFYRVSFLRLNIDANEGDPIAQRLCWFAQNPSYFVATTLIGNNLANDLVTIAISMGIAAVFQESGGRAEIVTTILFTPLIFIFGELVPKNLYYRAPTMLLRRYCRWFDFFYRAFWLVSVPLVAITRLLEQFSPDRNKPAQLVLGRQRLVKVLEEGHLEGILGNAQKQLVRGMFNTAAQSVRKVMIPQAEIKGVTRSTDTADIIQMAQQNQISFIPIRAAHQSEWTSYIKLVDLITSPSPIIPAVYNMPRLQIDYSMLEALYVMRNSSSAFGAIYKDNMQIGIVSQLDLVRALCSSNGPLLMTGSTF, encoded by the coding sequence TTGAACTGGCTTCCCATTCTCGGCGCGTTGGCATTGTTTGCGATCGGCCTCCGCCTGTCAGCCCTGTTCAGTGGATCCGAGACCGGCTTCTACCGCGTCAGTTTCCTGCGTCTGAATATCGATGCCAACGAAGGCGATCCGATTGCCCAGCGGCTCTGCTGGTTTGCTCAGAACCCCAGCTACTTTGTCGCGACGACACTCATTGGCAATAACCTGGCGAATGACCTCGTAACCATTGCGATCTCGATGGGCATTGCTGCGGTTTTTCAGGAGTCCGGCGGCAGGGCAGAGATTGTGACGACGATTCTCTTTACGCCGCTCATCTTCATTTTCGGGGAGCTGGTGCCTAAGAACCTGTATTACCGGGCGCCGACCATGCTGCTTAGACGCTACTGTCGGTGGTTCGATTTCTTTTACCGTGCGTTCTGGCTCGTCAGCGTTCCCCTGGTAGCGATCACTCGGCTGCTGGAACAGTTTTCACCGGATCGTAATAAACCCGCGCAGCTGGTGCTGGGACGACAGCGGCTGGTGAAGGTACTCGAAGAGGGGCACCTGGAGGGGATTTTAGGCAATGCACAGAAACAGCTGGTACGGGGTATGTTCAATACCGCAGCCCAGTCGGTGCGGAAGGTCATGATTCCCCAGGCAGAGATCAAGGGAGTCACCCGGAGCACCGATACCGCAGACATTATTCAGATGGCACAGCAGAACCAGATTTCCTTCATTCCGATTCGCGCTGCGCATCAGAGTGAGTGGACCTCTTATATCAAGCTGGTGGATCTGATAACGTCGCCCTCGCCGATCATTCCAGCCGTCTATAATATGCCGCGACTTCAGATCGATTACAGCATGCTTGAGGCGTTGTATGTAATGCGGAATTCCTCCTCCGCATTTGGTGCAATCTATAAAGATAATATGCAGATCGGCATCGTCAGCCAGCTGGATCTGGTGCGGGCCCTCTGTTCTTCGAATGGTCCTCTGCTGATGACTGGTTCGACGTTCTAA
- a CDS encoding glycosyltransferase family 4 protein, which yields MKQIALLFEFGSLNGGEHSMLAMLQQLHGRSFEFTAFCLADSPLLQRLTSLDIPCHPVQFHDEQGLRLPREAVLEQLLPVLQAQHFDLLHANSLSMARLTGAFAEQLPVPCSGHLRDIIKLSRAAIRDLNRNRRLFAVSHATRDFHIARGLNAETVSVCYNGVDCERFQPQPATGALKQELGLPTDTRLCLTIGQIGLRKGQDVLAEAARLLAEQGDQQTHFVLVGERHSQKQESIDFDHALDTTFAQPGLAGRLHRLGYRDDIPCLMNEVDLLVHPAKQEPLGRVLLEAIASGLPLVATDVGGTCEIVDHERSALLVPPGEATALATAIQRLLHDQSLSQSIAQHARQRAEERFTSERASRNMEACWQELCD from the coding sequence GTGAAACAGATCGCACTCCTGTTTGAGTTCGGTTCTCTGAACGGAGGCGAACATTCCATGCTGGCCATGCTCCAACAGTTGCATGGCCGGTCATTTGAATTCACCGCCTTCTGTCTTGCCGACAGTCCCCTGCTGCAGCGCCTGACATCGCTCGACATCCCCTGTCATCCAGTCCAGTTTCATGACGAACAGGGACTGAGACTGCCGCGGGAAGCGGTGCTGGAACAGTTACTCCCTGTGTTACAGGCGCAGCACTTCGATCTGCTGCACGCCAACAGCCTGTCCATGGCGCGACTGACGGGAGCCTTCGCAGAACAGTTGCCGGTTCCCTGCTCGGGGCATTTGCGGGACATCATCAAACTGAGTCGCGCTGCCATCCGGGATCTCAACCGGAACCGCAGGCTGTTTGCGGTCTCCCACGCCACCCGTGATTTTCATATCGCCCGGGGCCTGAATGCGGAGACTGTCAGCGTCTGCTATAACGGCGTCGACTGCGAACGATTTCAACCTCAGCCTGCCACGGGCGCACTGAAACAGGAACTGGGTCTCCCAACCGACACGCGTCTCTGCCTGACTATCGGCCAGATCGGCTTACGTAAGGGACAAGATGTTCTGGCAGAAGCGGCCCGACTGCTGGCAGAGCAGGGGGATCAGCAGACACATTTTGTCCTGGTTGGAGAACGGCATTCACAGAAACAGGAAAGCATCGATTTCGACCATGCCCTGGATACTACATTTGCACAACCCGGTCTGGCAGGTCGCCTGCACCGGCTGGGATACCGTGATGACATCCCCTGTCTGATGAACGAAGTGGATCTGCTCGTCCATCCGGCCAAACAGGAACCACTGGGACGCGTCCTGCTGGAAGCGATCGCCAGCGGTCTGCCTCTGGTCGCAACAGACGTAGGTGGGACTTGTGAAATCGTTGACCACGAACGCTCTGCACTGCTGGTACCTCCCGGCGAGGCAACGGCACTCGCCACAGCGATACAGCGCTTACTGCATGACCAGAGTCTAAGTCAAAGCATCGCGCAGCACGCGCGACAGCGAGCAGAAGAACGCTTTACCAGCGAACGGGCCAGCCGCAACATGGAGGCCTGCTGGCAGGAACTCTGTGACTGA
- the rsmA gene encoding 16S rRNA (adenine(1518)-N(6)/adenine(1519)-N(6))-dimethyltransferase RsmA encodes MKEDERQTRSYLMRLFERHGFNPRSDLGQNFLIDLNIIEYVVEQGHIKPTDIVLEVGTGTGGMTTFMAQRARHVISVEYDRNMYTLASEATQKYDNITLLNCDALKNKNRLNPIVLEEIDQQLKANPGSHLKLVANLPYNVATPIISNLVASDLPWNRMVVTIQYELGLKMSCKPATSNYGALSVWLQSQCFVKLLKKVGPTVFWPRPKVDSAIVQLTPNPPLKQKIDDRVFFQDFLRRVFQHRRKLMRSTLVGMYSKQLSKAEVDALLEAHGYEREKTRAEELTVPEMIELANAFQKQITRNANI; translated from the coding sequence ATGAAAGAAGATGAAAGGCAGACTCGATCTTATTTAATGCGGCTCTTTGAGCGGCATGGCTTTAACCCGCGCTCTGATCTGGGCCAGAACTTTCTGATCGATCTGAATATCATCGAGTACGTCGTTGAACAGGGACACATTAAACCCACTGACATCGTGCTGGAAGTGGGAACCGGAACCGGGGGCATGACCACGTTCATGGCCCAGCGAGCCCGGCATGTGATCTCCGTCGAGTACGATCGCAACATGTATACCCTGGCCAGCGAGGCCACGCAGAAGTACGACAATATCACTCTGCTGAACTGCGACGCGCTCAAGAACAAAAACCGGCTCAACCCCATCGTGCTGGAAGAGATTGACCAGCAGCTCAAAGCGAACCCGGGCAGTCACCTGAAGCTGGTGGCTAACCTGCCTTATAACGTGGCTACGCCCATTATTTCGAATCTGGTTGCCTCGGATCTCCCCTGGAATCGGATGGTGGTTACGATTCAGTACGAGCTGGGTTTGAAAATGTCGTGTAAGCCCGCGACTTCAAATTACGGGGCGCTGTCGGTCTGGTTACAGTCGCAGTGCTTCGTCAAGCTGCTCAAAAAAGTGGGCCCCACCGTTTTCTGGCCCCGGCCCAAGGTCGATTCGGCAATTGTCCAGCTGACGCCGAATCCGCCTCTGAAACAGAAGATCGATGACCGGGTCTTCTTTCAGGATTTCCTGCGGCGCGTCTTCCAGCATCGGCGGAAACTGATGCGGAGCACATTGGTGGGAATGTACAGTAAACAGTTGAGTAAAGCGGAAGTGGACGCACTTCTGGAGGCGCACGGTTACGAGCGGGAGAAAACCCGGGCGGAAGAACTGACGGTGCCTGAGATGATCGAACTGGCGAATGCGTTCCAGAAACAGATCACGCGAAACGCAAACATTTGA
- the guaB gene encoding IMP dehydrogenase: MQDRIICQGITFDDVLLQPAYSEVMPSEVSVASQLTRNIPLNVPIISSPMDTVTESDMAIGMAQEGGIGVIHKNMTPEQQAMQVDLVKRSEHGVIVDPVTLPPEVTVAEAAEIMKRRNIGGVPVTQNGKLVGILTSRDLRFLDSPDTQISEVMTKEKLVTAAEDTTLEVAQRILLENKVEKLLLVDENYQLKGLITIKDIDKTMQFPLASKDSRGRLRVGAAVGVRDYDRAALLIEKGVDLLVVDSAHGHSGNVVQTVREIKKRWDIDVVAGNVATEQGARDLADAGADAVKVGIGPGSICTTRIISGVGVPQLTAISNAAKALEGTGIPVIADGGIRYSGDIAKALAAGAHTVMLGGLLAGLDESPGELILYQGRSFKRYRGMGSMGAMVKGSSERYRQSSVTQDGKDSAKKLVPEGVEGRVPYKGPLQNLLYQLVGGLRAGMGYLGVHSVAEMRTEAKFIQVSAATVRENHPHDIAVTQEAPNYTAEHSPME; encoded by the coding sequence ATGCAAGACCGCATTATCTGTCAGGGAATTACTTTCGACGATGTTCTGCTGCAACCAGCTTACAGCGAAGTCATGCCTTCGGAAGTCAGTGTTGCCAGCCAGCTTACCCGAAATATTCCTCTCAATGTTCCGATTATCAGCAGTCCCATGGACACCGTGACTGAAAGCGATATGGCGATCGGCATGGCCCAGGAAGGGGGCATTGGGGTCATCCACAAAAACATGACGCCGGAACAGCAGGCAATGCAGGTGGACCTGGTAAAACGGAGCGAACACGGTGTGATTGTGGATCCGGTCACGCTGCCTCCCGAAGTTACAGTGGCGGAAGCTGCCGAAATAATGAAGCGGAGAAACATCGGTGGGGTCCCTGTGACGCAAAATGGGAAGCTTGTGGGGATTTTGACGAGCCGTGACCTGCGGTTTCTCGATTCTCCCGACACCCAGATATCTGAAGTCATGACGAAAGAAAAACTTGTGACGGCTGCGGAAGATACAACGCTTGAAGTGGCTCAGCGGATATTATTGGAAAATAAGGTCGAGAAACTTCTGCTGGTTGACGAAAATTATCAACTGAAGGGGCTGATTACGATCAAAGACATCGACAAGACGATGCAGTTCCCGCTGGCCTCCAAAGATTCACGGGGGCGGCTGCGAGTTGGAGCTGCGGTGGGTGTCCGAGATTATGATCGTGCCGCTTTACTGATTGAAAAAGGGGTGGATCTCCTGGTTGTTGACAGTGCCCACGGCCATTCCGGCAATGTGGTCCAGACCGTGAGAGAAATCAAAAAGCGATGGGACATCGATGTGGTTGCCGGTAATGTGGCGACCGAACAGGGTGCCCGAGACCTGGCGGATGCGGGAGCGGACGCGGTTAAGGTCGGCATCGGTCCTGGCTCAATCTGTACAACGCGAATTATCTCAGGCGTTGGTGTGCCGCAGTTAACTGCGATTTCCAATGCTGCCAAGGCACTGGAAGGAACAGGTATTCCGGTCATCGCCGATGGGGGAATTCGTTACAGTGGTGACATTGCCAAAGCTCTGGCAGCCGGCGCTCATACGGTAATGTTAGGAGGTTTGCTCGCCGGTCTGGACGAAAGTCCGGGTGAATTGATTCTTTACCAGGGACGCAGTTTCAAGCGTTACCGTGGCATGGGATCGATGGGGGCAATGGTCAAAGGCAGTAGCGAACGCTACCGTCAAAGTTCAGTTACACAAGACGGAAAGGATTCCGCCAAGAAACTGGTACCAGAGGGAGTAGAGGGACGCGTACCTTACAAAGGTCCGCTGCAGAATCTGCTCTATCAACTTGTAGGTGGACTACGGGCTGGTATGGGTTATTTAGGAGTCCATTCTGTCGCGGAAATGCGAACCGAAGCCAAATTCATTCAGGTTTCAGCCGCAACGGTCAGGGAGAACCATCCGCATGATATTGCAGTCACTCAGGAAGCACCGAATTACACAGCCGAACATTCACCCATGGAATAG